One genomic window of Haliotis asinina isolate JCU_RB_2024 chromosome 4, JCU_Hal_asi_v2, whole genome shotgun sequence includes the following:
- the LOC137281406 gene encoding uncharacterized protein, producing the protein MDLSRVVLLMFACLTVKGNITKDFQYFVAILPGFYDNDVQYVNDIKNDIPEKDRHLHLSMSLFPEKMPIFEGRANFYLEEFTNGDKNDIARQRINSYGVDEEGRIQLKFYSLKDPQKFAHAPAYSPLFQNLTMGDVAHVEGCDVYWYRVEEDLFKSRMFNTCFVESDGTKILITDTNDFSSSYLTIQETWIAVNNGSVVKSIAEPYNLTKQIIGTQKRSPPKTMPRKAKDVYLRYRNRATTQLRTFDDLLQALVSGHDVRYYIVPAGCRMIGAAAVSTTHIGGHMDTFEYFSSPAFGQSPYIGYASLSFNRDDSGALEVQIREGFIYEEGNVKLSVTTLSPDYHTVKHKQYYHCTISPDTSSGSASFFADGASLTRLETFREFVTALESGSRIRTTINYGFCSLGKDIIYGADIEDFEVSVDGSHVLLSNMKTLSNSQVRGYVNDILTGSFFSNGSVVFTLTDFVVDTEKALFVNIITCAINGASLDGGVSLYRVD; encoded by the exons ATGGATCTGTCACGTGTCGTCCTGTTGATGTTTGCATGCCTTACAGTGAAGGGCAACATAACCAAAgactttcaatattttgttgcCATTCTCCCTGGTTTCTATGACAACGATGTGCAGTACGTAAACGACATAAAGAATGACATACCCGAAAAAGACAGACACTTGCATCTCTCAATGTCATTGTTCCCTGAGAAGATGCCTATATTTGAGGGGAGAGCCAACTTCTACCTTGAAGAATTTACCAATGGGGACAAGAACGATATTGCTCGCCAGAGAATTAACAGTTATGGAGTTGACGAAGAAGGAAGGATACAGCTGAAATTTTACTCACTGAAAGACCCGCAAAAGTTCGCCCATGCTCCGGCCTACTCACCTCTATTCCAGAACCTGACGATGGGGGACGTGGCTCATGTTGAAGGTTGTGACGTGTACTGGTACCGTGTGGAAGAAGACTTGTTTAAGTCACGAATGTTCAACACTTGCTTTGTGGAGAGTGATGGAACTAAG ATTCTCATCACTGACACTAACGACTTCTCCTCCTCCTACCTGACTATACAGGAAACGTGGATCGCCGTCAACAATGGGTCAGTTGTAAAGTCCATCGCCGAGCCCTACAACCTGACAAAGCAGATCATAGGAACACAGAAAAG GTCACCGCCCAAAACAATGCCTCGAAAAGCCAAAGACGTCTACCTTCGCTACAGGAATCGTGCAACGACCCAGTTGAGGACCTTCGATGACCTTCTCCAAGCTCTGGTGTCCGGCCATGATGTCCGTTATTACATAGTCCCCGCAGGGTGCAGGATGATCGGTGCTGCAGCCGTCAGTACAACCCATATAGGAGGACACATGGACACATTCGAGTACTTCAGTAGTCCAGCGTTCGGTCAATCTCCGTACATAGGATATGCTTCGTTAAGCTTCAACAGGGATGACTCTG GTGCTCTGGAGGTCCAGATCCGAGAAGGTTTCATCTACGAAGAAGGAAATGTCAAGCTGAGTGTGACCACTCTTTCCCCAGACTACCACACAGTGAAACACAAACAGTACTATCACTGTACCATCAGTCCTGACACTTCAAG TGGATCTGCCTCATTCTTTGCTGACGGGGCTTCTTTAACCCGACTCGAAACGTTCAGAGAGTTCGTGACAGCCCTAGAAAGTGGATCGCGGATCAGGACAACAATAAATTACGGCTTTTGTTCCCTAGGGAAAGACATCATCTATGGAGCTGACATTGAGG ATTTCGAGGTGTCGGTGGATGGTAGCCACGTTCTGTTGTCTAACATGAAGACCTTGAGTAACAGTCAGGTCAGAGGTTACGTCAACGACATCCTCACCGGCAGCTTCTTCTCCAACGGCAGCGTAGTTTTCACGTTAACTGATTTCGTGGTCGACACGGAGAAAGCATTGTTTGTGAATATAATAACCTGTGCTATTAACGGAGCCAGCCTCGATGGAGGAGTTAGTCTTTATCGGGTGGACTGA